One genomic segment of Arachis duranensis cultivar V14167 chromosome 4, aradu.V14167.gnm2.J7QH, whole genome shotgun sequence includes these proteins:
- the LOC107485896 gene encoding uncharacterized protein LOC107485896 — protein MAFNLILWYHPNLVLIVFVLFSCSFCVFSSTDEAGGSGETFTVSSFSYPETRLRPFDLRYIRVDLPPWFSVLSIALNSNVDLDISRIETAPQSMLPIICFRDGSPPLPDALNISMTNSAISGINGLDVEQCFPMQKNITMTLTNNQISPGVWYIGLFNGIGPTRTQSKMIIRGPAYSFIANISVEACANSMMRGNFCNSTVYPLSCTSSGNYNALAVMANTAVMENVVTCRSSFKMFCGHEGVPNFFSLDIMNVAEELTFTVKDVRFNTTSLNSSSAANDVHLMCFIRHGAMPSATLYDYTSDLNKVPLVIHSPLIGRWYISIVPVNLTTTRDSNAGVCYSMVSHLLQCPFGKGGPNCTMNSYMLQTFVRRGPTPFESYYLPVNGGASHDSANFPLEPLLSNSSYNGQPDNIWTFFLLDIPRGGAGGNIHVQLSSDVKINYEIYARFGGLPSLVSWDYYYVNKTRRSDPSMFFKLYDSRDDKADFYIMYAREGTWGFGLRHVNTSNDSLKGPTIMSISLERCPKRCSSHGECKFSFDASGLTSYSFCSCDRNHGGFDCSIEIVTHQGHVRQSIFLIVSNAAAILPAYWALRKKALAEWVLFTSSGISSGLYHACDVGTWCALSYNVLQFMDFWLSFMAVISTFLYLATIDEVFKRAIHTVIAILTALLAATKATRSSNILLVIVIGALGLLIGWLIEISTKYRSLSIPVRFPLNLRLSFQTIKTWIISLVRTLLRRYNLAYAMAGFAALAMAAVSWTLETSENYWFWHSFWHITIYTSSFFFLCSKANVVDSENHLPANGNYELTHQNSLPRSG, from the exons ATGGCTTTCAATTTGATTCTATGGTATCATCCCAATTTGGTTCTTATTGTTTTTGTGCTCTTTTCATGCTCCTTTTGTGTGTTCTCTTCAACTGATGAAGCTGGTGGCAGTGGCGAAACCTTTACTGTTTCGAGCTTCAGCTACCCTGAGACTAGGCTCAGACCCTTTGATTTGCGTTATATCAGAG TTGACTTGCCGCCATGGTTCTCTGTGCTGTCTATAGCATTGAACTCAAATGTAGACCTT GATATCTCAAGAATTGAAACGGCTCCACAGAGTATGTTGCCGATCATATGTTTTAGAGATGGAAGTCCTCCACTGCCAGATGCCTTAAACATATCAATGACGAATTCAGCAATCTCAG GGATAAATGGTCTTGATGTAGAGCAGTGTTTTCCAATGCAGAAAAATATCACTATGACATTGACAAACAATCAG ATATCTCCAGGTGTTTGGTACATTGGCCTTTTCAATGGCATTGGACCTACAAGGACACAGTCAAAGATG ATTATCCGAGGTCCGGCATACTCCTTCATTGCTAATATCAGCGTGGAAGCATGCGCAAATTCAATGATGAGGGGGAATTTCTGTAACAGTACAGTATATCCACTCTCATGCACATCTTCCGGTAACTATAATGCTTTGGCGGTTATGGCGAACAcggcagtaatggagaatgttgTGACCTGCAGGAGTAGTTTTAAAATGTTTTGTGGTCATGAAGGTGTACCAAACTTTTTCTCCTTGGATATAATGAATGTGGCAGAAGAACTTACCTTTACAGTTAAAGATGTCAGATTCAACACTACATCTTTGAATAGCAGTTCTGCTGCAAATGATGTTCATTTAATGTGTTTTATTCGACACGGTGCAATGCCTTCGGCAACTTTGTATGATTATACCAGTGATTTAAATAAAGTTCCATTGGTTATACATTCTCCACTAATTGGTCGTTGGTACATTAGTATAGTACCTGTCAATCTTACGACAACTCGGGACAGCAATGCTGGAGTTTGCTATTCAATGGTGTCGCATCTGCTTCAATGCCCTTTTGGGAAAGGTGGGCCAAATTGTACAATGAATAGCTACATGCTCCAG ACATTTGTAAGGAGAGGTCCAACCCCGTTTGAATCGTACTACTTACCGGTCAATGGCGGAGCATCACATGATTCGGCAAACTTCCCTCTCGAGCCACTTTTAAGCAACTCATCATACAATGGACAACCAGATAACATTTGgactttctttcttttggacATACCTCGCGGTGGAGCCGGAGGAAATATTCATGTTCAGCTTTCCTCGGATGTCAAGATCAATTATGAAATATATGCTCGATTTGGTGGATTGCCGTCGCTTGTTAGCTGGGATTATTATTATGTGAACAAGACAAGGAGAAGTGATCCGTCAATGTTTTTCAAGCTCTATGATTCAAGGGATGACAAGGCTGATTTTTATATTATGTATGCTAGAGAAGGAACTTGGGGATTTGGTCTAAGACATGTTAATACCAGCAACGATTCTTTAAAGGGGCCAACTATCATGTCAATTTCGCTTGAACGGTGCCCAAAACGTTGTTCCTCCCACGGCGAATGTAAATTCTCTTTCGATGCTAGCGGATTGACATCATACAG CTTCTGCTCTTGTGATCGAAACCATGGAGGCTTTGACTGTAGCATTGAAATTGTAACTCATCAAG GACATGTTCGACAATCAATTTTTCTCATTGTATCGAATGCTGCAGCCATACTTCCTGCCTATTGGGCCCTTAGGAAGAAG GCGTTAGCAGAATGGGTTTTATTCACATCCAGTGGAATTTCAAGTGGACTATATCATGCATGTGATGTTGGCACCTGGTGTGCATTAAGCTATAATGTCCTACAG TTCATGGACTTTTGGCTCTCCTTCATGGCTGTGATTAGCACTTTTCTTTATCTTGCTACCATTGATGAAGTATTTAAGAGAGCAATCCACACAGTTATTGCTATCCTTACAGCCCTATTGGCAGCAACAAAAGCAACCAG GTCTTCCAATATTCTTCTTGTTATTGTGATTGGTGCTCTTGGTCTTCTTATTGGATGGTTGATAGAGATCTCAACAAAGTATAGATCCCTTTCAATTCCAGTTAGATTCCCATTGAATTTACGTCTCAG TTTTCAAACCATAAAGACATGGATCATTAGTCTTGTCAGGACACTTCTGAGACGGTACAATTTGGCTTATGCTATGGCCGGTTTTGCCGCATTGGCCATGGCAGCAGTAAGCTGGACACTCGAAACTAGTGAAAACTACTGGTTCTGGCATAG CTTTTGGCATATTACAATATATacatcttctttcttcttcctttgttCAAAGGCAAATGTTGTGGATAGTGAGAATCATCTACCAGCAAATGGAAACTATGAACTGACTCATCAGAATTCGCTTCCAAGAAGTGGTTAG
- the LOC107485897 gene encoding probable E3 ubiquitin-protein ligase RHB1A — translation MGGCCCSARKPHLHGTPVYYYCPPTLEERELLTSNDASAASLTAGLLIGLNLDASTPDTFQPPPAPLPYDVVFGGSASTDSESGRETVSGSSFETLIAREDLEEAESKVKAQENSEPISPKKAELLKSNQTQVLLTEEEDVCPICLEEYDVENPKNLTKCEHHFHLSCILEWMERSDSCPICDQEMIF, via the exons ATGGGAGGTTGCTGTTGTTCTGCCAGAAAACCTCATCTGCATGGAACACCAGTTTATTACTAT TGCCCGCCAACTTTGGAGGAGCGCGAGTTGTTAACCTCTAATGATGCTTCTGCTGCTTCACTCACTGCTGGATTGCTGATTGGCTTAAACCTGGATGCGTCCACACCCGATACTTTCCAGCCGCCTCCGGCGCCTCTGCCTTATGATGTGGTCTTTGGAGGTTCTGCATCAACAGATTCTGAGTCTGGTAGAGAAACTGTTAGTGGTAGTAGTTTCGAGACTTTAATTGCACGAGAAGATCTCGAAGAAGCAGAAAGTAAAGTTAAAGCTCAAGAAAATTCTGAGCCTATATCTCCAAAGAAGGCAGAGctattaaaatcaaatcagaCTCAAGTATTACTGACAGAAGAAGAGGATGTGTGTCCAATTTGTCTCGAAG AATATGATGTTGAGAATCCCAAAAATCTGACGAAATGCGAGCACCACTTTCACCTGTCTTGCATTCTTGAGTGGATGGAAAGAAGTGACTCCTGCCCGATATGCGATCAG